The genomic region GCTGCTCGTGGTCGAGGACGAGGAGTCCTTCTCCGATGCGTTGTCCTTCATGCTGGAACGGGAGGGCTTCGAGGTCGGGGTCGTCGCCGACGGCCCCAGTGCGCTGGCCGAGTTCGACCGGCGCGGCGCCGATCTCGTCCTGCTCGACCTCATGCTGCCCGGCCTGTCCGGCACCGAGGTGTGCCGCACGCTGCGGACCAGGTCCAGCGTGCCGATCATCATGTTGACCGCGCGGGACAGCGAGATCGACAAGGTGCTCGGCCTGGAACTCGGCGCGGACGACTACGTCACCAAGCCGTTCTCGGCCCGCGAGCTCGTCGCCCGGATCCGGGCCGTGCTGCGCCGCCGGTCGGAGACGGAGGAGGTCGCGGAGGCCACCCTGGAGGCCGGGCCGGTCCGGATGGACGTCGAACGGCACGTCGTCACGGTCGACGGCAGCATGGTCACCCTCCCGCTCAAGGAGTTCGAACTCCTCGAGATGTTCCTACGCAACGCCGGGCGGGTACTCACGCGGGGTCAGTTGATCGACCGGGTGTGGGGCTCGGACTACGTGGGTGACACGAAGACCCTGGACGTACATGTCAAGAGGCTGCGGACGAAGATTGAGCGCGAACCCGGGAATCCGCGGCATCTGGTGACCGTGCGGGGCCTGGGTTACAAGTTCGAGCCGTGATCAGGTAGGTCGCGGTCGGAGGGGGCGGTGTTCAGGTGCTCGGTGGCGTGCGTCCGACAGGGTGGTTCCCGCTCGGGGCCGGCCGTGCGACCTCTCGCGCCGAGCCTGGAGCGCAGGGCGGGGACGCCGCGGGAGACCGCCAGGCGCCCGATGGCCGGCAGGCCGTCGAGGCCCTGGACGCCGCCGAGGTCGGGCCGGTCGGCGCGGTCGGGCCGACCGGGTCGGTGGGGTCGGCCGGGTCGGTGGGGTCGGCCGGGTCGGTCAGTGTGGTCGATGCGACCGTGGCGGTGGTCGGTGGCCCGTCCGGGTCGGTGCCCGCGCGGCCCGCGGTCGACGTGAGCCCACTGCCGGCCGGGTCCCATCCCGGTCCGATGCGGCTCGGCGTGATCGACATCGGCTCGAACACCGTCCATCTGCTGGTCGTCGACGCCCATCGCGGCGGTCAGCCGCAGCCGGCGGCCAGCGTGCGGGCTCCGCTGCGGCTGGTCGAGCTGCTCGACGCCGACGGGTCGCTCGGGCCCGCCGGCGAGCAGGACCTGACCGCCTGCGTGCTGGACATGCGCCAGCAGGCGGACGCCCTGGGGGTGCACGATCTGGCCGCCTTCGCGACCTCGGCGCTGCGCGACGCGACCAACGGCGAGCAGGTGCTGGACCGGGTCAAGGGGGCGACCGGGATCGCGATCGGGGTCCTGCCGGGCGAGGAGGAGGCCAGGCTCACCTTCCTCGCCGTGCGGCGCTGGTTCGGCTGGAGCGCCGGGCGGCTGCTGGCCCTGGACATCGGCGGCGGCTCCCTGGAGATCGGCGCCGGCATGCACGAGGACCCGGAGGTGGTCGCCTCGCTGCCGCTGGGCGCGAGCCGGCTCAGCCGGGACTGGCTGGCCGACAACGACCCACCCAAGCGGGCCGAGCTCGCCGAGCTGCGGCGCTATGTGCGCGCCCAGATCGCGCCCGTCGTCGGCACGATCTACCACCTCGGCGAGCACACCCGGGCGGTGGCGACGTCGAAGACGTTCCGTTCGCTGGCGCGCATCGCCGGCGCCGAGCCCTACAGCCGCGGGCCGTACACCCGCCGGGTGCTGCGCCGCGACGATCTCGCCGAGGTCCTGGCGAGGCTGTCCCGGATGCCGGTCGAGGAGCGGGCCGGGTTGCCGGGCGTCTCCGCGTCGCGGGCGGGACAGCTCGTCGCCGGCGCCGTCGTCGCGGCCGAGGCGCTCGACCTGTTCAGCATCGACGAGGTGGAGATCTGCCCCTGGGCGCTGCGGGAAGGCGTCATCCTGCGCCGCCTCGACTGGCTCACCTCGGCCTGAGGCGGACCTGCGGAAGGGGGCGGCGCCGCGGGGCCGGTGGGCGCGGGGCATAGGGGTACTTGTCCTGTTGCGGGCGGGACGCGGTAGCGTCACGATGACGGGATGTTGCCGTTGTCACGTGCGATATGGGGGTACGTACCCTCGTCAGCCGGGCATGGAAGCGAGCGGCTTCGCGAAGATGGCCTAGCCTGGATGAGGGGAACGGTCGAGCAGGCCGGTTCCCGATCCGTACGGCAGGGAGATGGTTTGCAGGCGTCGCGTGAGGATGCGTGGCCGGTGCCGCCGGCCGCGATGGCAGCCGCCCAGGTTCCGCCGGAGCGGGCCGCCCCCGCGGCGCACGCGCCCGCGCGCGCGGTTGCCCGGGCCCCCCGGTCCGCGGTCGTCCTGCCCCGCGGCGCCCCCGCCCCCGCCCCCGCTCCGCCGAGCGCGCGGGTGGCGCTGTCCACCGCGTCGACCTATCCGGAGTCCACGGCGTCCGCCTTCGAGATGGCGGCGCGGCTGGGCTACGACGGGGTCGAGATCATGGTCTGGACGGACCCGGTCAGTCAGGACCCGGAGGCGCTGCGCCGACTGGTCGACTACCACGGCATCCCCATCCTGGCGATCCACGCACCGTGCCTGCTGCTCACCCAGCGGGTCTGGGGCACCGACCCGTGGGCGAAGCTGGTACGGGCGCGCACCGTCGCCGAGACGCTCGGCGCCCCGACGGTCGTCGTCCACCCGCCGTTCCGCTGGCAGCGGGACTACGCCCGGGAGTTCGTGACGGGCATCGAGCGGATGGCCGGGGAGACCGCCGTGCGGTTCGCGGTGGAGAACATGTTTCCGCTGCGTGCCCGCGGCCGGGAGGTGTCCGCGTACGCGCCGGACTGGTCGCCGGTCGAGGACGACTACGCCCACGTCACCCTTGACCTGTCGCACACGAGCGTGTCGCGCTCGGACCCGATCGCGCTGGCCGGCATCCTCGGGGAGCGGCTGGTCCACGTGCACATGGCCGACGGCCTCGGATCGGCCAAGGACGAGCACCTCGTCCCCGGCCGCGGCACGCAGCCCTGCGCCGAACTGCTCGAACTGCTGGCCGGCGGCAGTTTCGACGGGACGATCGTCGTCGAGATCAACACGCGACGCGCCGAGTCGCGGGCGCAGCGGGAGGCCGACCTGGCCGAGGCGCTCGCGTTCACCCGGCTGCACTTTGCCGCGCCGTCCACAGCAGGACTTCACCACACCTACGGCTGACACGCGGGCGGTTGGTCGCCACCATGGTGGCATGTCCCGAGGACGGACCCCGACCGGCTCGTTGTTCGACCCGCTGGCGGACGCCTACGCCGCCGCCCGGCCGAGCTATCCCGAGCATGTGTTCGGCGATATCGAAAGAGTTCTGGGCCGTCCGCTGGCGGGGACGGACGTCATCGACGTGGGTGCCGGCACCGGCATCGCCACCCGGCTGTTGCTCGCCCGCGGCGCGCGCGTCGTCGCGGTGGAACCCGGCCCGAGCATGCTCGCCCGGCTGCTTGACCGCAGCCCGGGTGTGCCCGCCGTCCGGGGTGACGGGGAGGCGTTGCCGCTGCGGGCGGGGATCGCCGACCTGGTCTGCTACGCGCAGGCCTGGCACTGGGTGGACGTGCCGGTCGCCGCGGCGCAGGCCGCGCGGGTGCTGCGCCCGGGCGGCGCGATCGCCGTCTG from Frankia alni ACN14a harbors:
- a CDS encoding response regulator transcription factor, with translation MTRLLVVEDEESFSDALSFMLEREGFEVGVVADGPSALAEFDRRGADLVLLDLMLPGLSGTEVCRTLRTRSSVPIIMLTARDSEIDKVLGLELGADDYVTKPFSARELVARIRAVLRRRSETEEVAEATLEAGPVRMDVERHVVTVDGSMVTLPLKEFELLEMFLRNAGRVLTRGQLIDRVWGSDYVGDTKTLDVHVKRLRTKIEREPGNPRHLVTVRGLGYKFEP
- a CDS encoding Ppx/GppA phosphatase family protein → MRLGVIDIGSNTVHLLVVDAHRGGQPQPAASVRAPLRLVELLDADGSLGPAGEQDLTACVLDMRQQADALGVHDLAAFATSALRDATNGEQVLDRVKGATGIAIGVLPGEEEARLTFLAVRRWFGWSAGRLLALDIGGGSLEIGAGMHEDPEVVASLPLGASRLSRDWLADNDPPKRAELAELRRYVRAQIAPVVGTIYHLGEHTRAVATSKTFRSLARIAGAEPYSRGPYTRRVLRRDDLAEVLARLSRMPVEERAGLPGVSASRAGQLVAGAVVAAEALDLFSIDEVEICPWALREGVILRRLDWLTSA
- a CDS encoding sugar phosphate isomerase/epimerase family protein, which encodes MAAAQVPPERAAPAAHAPARAVARAPRSAVVLPRGAPAPAPAPPSARVALSTASTYPESTASAFEMAARLGYDGVEIMVWTDPVSQDPEALRRLVDYHGIPILAIHAPCLLLTQRVWGTDPWAKLVRARTVAETLGAPTVVVHPPFRWQRDYAREFVTGIERMAGETAVRFAVENMFPLRARGREVSAYAPDWSPVEDDYAHVTLDLSHTSVSRSDPIALAGILGERLVHVHMADGLGSAKDEHLVPGRGTQPCAELLELLAGGSFDGTIVVEINTRRAESRAQREADLAEALAFTRLHFAAPSTAGLHHTYG
- a CDS encoding class I SAM-dependent methyltransferase; translation: MSRGRTPTGSLFDPLADAYAAARPSYPEHVFGDIERVLGRPLAGTDVIDVGAGTGIATRLLLARGARVVAVEPGPSMLARLLDRSPGVPAVRGDGEALPLRAGIADLVCYAQAWHWVDVPVAAAQAARVLRPGGAIAVWWNDVDAAEFRWWQRQQERLERMSPGYRREYRTRPFADELRWTGHFSEVVTLTGRWQRRIGMDDYLTWLRSKSYVAAIGDRLEDFLDAERRTMLRAFPDGVVVEPFRTLLVIARTPEG